A single region of the Duganella sp. BuS-21 genome encodes:
- a CDS encoding D-alanine--D-alanine ligase, whose translation MIHPQDAKAFGKVGVLFGGRSAEREVSNMSGAGVLAALQSQGIDAHPFDPGVRSLAELAAEKFDRVFIALHGRFGEDGSLQGALELLGIPYTGSGVMASSVGMDKITTKIVWLNAGLPTPRYAVLNAQSDLAATAADLGLPLIVKPPHEGSTIGITKVSEADAFQAAYDTAAALDDSVLAEEFVTGREFTVAILGGGAGARALPVVEIVAPEGNYDYQNKYFTDDTKYFCPAVLPDALTAEMQRIAVEAYRALGCEGWGRVDVLLRERDQQPFLLEVNTSPGMTSHSLVPMAARAEGISYEALCVEILRTARLKMKG comes from the coding sequence ATCATTCATCCACAAGATGCAAAGGCGTTCGGCAAGGTCGGCGTGCTGTTCGGCGGCCGTTCGGCGGAGCGTGAAGTGTCCAATATGTCCGGCGCCGGCGTGCTGGCTGCGCTGCAAAGCCAGGGCATCGACGCCCATCCGTTCGATCCGGGCGTGCGCTCGCTGGCCGAACTGGCGGCGGAAAAATTCGACCGCGTGTTCATCGCGCTGCACGGCCGCTTCGGCGAAGACGGCAGCCTGCAGGGCGCGCTGGAACTGCTGGGGATTCCCTACACCGGCAGCGGCGTGATGGCCAGCTCGGTCGGCATGGACAAGATCACCACCAAGATCGTCTGGTTGAATGCCGGCCTGCCGACCCCGCGCTATGCTGTGTTGAATGCGCAGTCCGATCTGGCGGCGACCGCCGCTGATCTGGGCCTGCCGCTGATCGTCAAGCCGCCGCACGAAGGCTCGACCATCGGCATCACCAAGGTGAGCGAAGCGGACGCCTTCCAGGCCGCCTACGACACCGCCGCCGCATTGGACGACTCGGTGTTGGCGGAAGAATTTGTCACCGGCCGCGAATTCACGGTCGCCATCCTTGGCGGCGGCGCCGGCGCGCGCGCGCTGCCTGTCGTGGAGATCGTGGCGCCGGAAGGCAATTACGATTATCAGAACAAGTACTTCACGGACGACACCAAGTATTTCTGCCCGGCCGTACTGCCGGACGCGCTGACGGCGGAAATGCAGCGCATCGCCGTGGAAGCCTACCGCGCGCTCGGTTGCGAGGGCTGGGGACGCGTCGACGTGCTGCTGCGCGAACGCGACCAGCAGCCCTTCCTGCTGGAAGTGAATACCTCGCCGGGCATGACCAGCCATTCGCTGGTGCCGATGGCGGCGCGCGCGGAAGGCATTAGTTATGAAGCGTTGTGCGTGGAAATCCTGCGCACCGCGCGTTTGAAGATGAAGGGCTGA
- a CDS encoding cell division protein FtsQ/DivIB gives MWHDAKALNATASGLFALTLLACIASGVWWVSQRPMFNLRTIRIENIADEDLKHVNHLTLRNNALGRIKGNFFTTNLDAVRLAFESVPWVRRATVRREWPDQLIVALEEHEALGTWGEDGRLLSTKGDVFTANLAEAEEDHALPEFDGPDGSEKEVLSRYAELRTWFAPLKLAPQALSLSSRYAWTVKLDNGTSVALGREQTSTTLKERVDRLVGIYPQLVEHLPNIETIDMRYQNGLALSASGLKIPAEGAKPKPTAKKTAPKHN, from the coding sequence ATGTGGCATGACGCGAAGGCTTTGAATGCAACCGCCAGCGGGCTGTTTGCGCTGACGTTGTTGGCATGCATAGCTTCCGGGGTGTGGTGGGTATCGCAGCGACCGATGTTCAACCTGCGCACGATCCGCATCGAGAATATCGCCGACGAAGACCTGAAGCATGTGAACCATCTGACGCTGCGGAACAATGCGCTGGGTCGGATCAAGGGCAACTTCTTCACCACCAACCTGGATGCGGTCAGGTTGGCGTTTGAATCGGTGCCCTGGGTACGTCGCGCAACGGTGCGGCGCGAATGGCCGGACCAGTTGATCGTGGCGCTGGAAGAACACGAGGCGCTGGGCACGTGGGGCGAGGACGGCAGACTGTTATCGACCAAGGGCGATGTGTTCACCGCCAACCTGGCCGAGGCGGAAGAGGATCACGCGCTGCCGGAGTTCGATGGGCCGGACGGCAGCGAGAAGGAAGTGTTGTCGCGTTACGCCGAGCTGCGCACCTGGTTTGCGCCGCTCAAGCTGGCGCCGCAGGCGTTGTCGCTGTCCAGCCGCTACGCGTGGACGGTGAAGCTGGATAACGGAACGAGCGTGGCGCTGGGTCGGGAACAGACCAGCACCACGTTGAAGGAGCGGGTGGACCGCCTGGTGGGGATTTATCCGCAACTGGTGGAACACCTGCCGAATATAGAGACGATAGACATGCGGTACCAGAACGGTTTGGCGTTGAGCGCATCGGGATTGAAGATTCCGGCGGAAGGCGCGAAACCAAAACCAACGGCAAAGAAAACGGCCCCAAAGCATAACTAG